The Saccharopolyspora gregorii genomic interval GCGGTGGAGGTGTCGGCGTTCTTCAGCGCGAAGGTGCCGCCGAACCCGCAGCACTGGTCGGCTTCGGGCAGTTCCACCAGGTCGATCTCGCGCACGGCGCGCAGCAGCCGCAGCGGCTTGTCCCCGACCCGCAGCATCCGCAGCGAGTGGCAGGTGGGGTGGTAGGTCACCCGGTGCGGGAAGGTCGCGCCGACGTCGACCACGCCGAGGACGTCGACGAGGAACTCGGCGAGCTCGTAGGTCTTCGCCCGGGAGCGCACGACCTGGTCGCGGAGCCCGGGACGGCCGAAGCGCTCGGCGACGATCTCGTGCTGGTGGCGGATGGAGCCGGCGCAGGAGCCGGAGGGCACCACCACGGCGTCGATGGACTCGTCGGCGAAGCAGGCCGCGTGGTTCTCGACCAGCGGCAGCGCCTCGCGCTGGTACCCGGTGTTGACGTGCATCTGCCCGCAGCAGGTCTGCGCCTCCGGGAACACCACGTCCTGGCCGAGCCTGCTCAGCAGCAGGGCGGTGGCCTGGATCGCGTCCGGGAACAGCGTGTCGCCGAGGCAGGTGGCGAACAGGGCTACCCGCATGCGTCGGACTCCCTTCGTGTGTGGTCTGACCACACCGTAGCCGGGGTGGGCGAGTTCGGGAACGGGCGGTGTCCGACCGCCTCCGGTCAGCGTTGCGGCAGTGGGCGGCGCCCGCAACGCGCGGCGCCACGACCTCGATAGGCTCCGAGGGTGGTGAACGCTGGGCCGCGGGCGTGGGAACGGGTGCTCGCGCAGATCGAGGACGACCTGCTGCAGGGCCGGATCGCGCCCGGGCAGCGCCTGCCGGGGGAACGGGCGCTGGCCGAGGAGCTGGGGGTCGGGCGCTCCTCGGTGCGCGAGGCGATGCGGGTGCTGGAGGCGCTGGGCCTGCTGCGCGCCCAGACCGGTTCCGGGCCGGAGGCGGGCGCGGTGATCCTGGCCCGCCCCACCGGCGGCATGAGCGCACTGCTGCGGTTGCAGGTGGCGGGACAGGGCTTCCAGGTGCGCGACGTGGTGCGCACCAGGC includes:
- a CDS encoding (Fe-S)-binding protein is translated as MRVALFATCLGDTLFPDAIQATALLLSRLGQDVVFPEAQTCCGQMHVNTGYQREALPLVENHAACFADESIDAVVVPSGSCAGSIRHQHEIVAERFGRPGLRDQVVRSRAKTYELAEFLVDVLGVVDVGATFPHRVTYHPTCHSLRMLRVGDKPLRLLRAVREIDLVELPEADQCCGFGGTFALKNADTSTAMLSDKLRNVGATDAEYCTAGDSSCLMHIGGGLSRLQTGVGTKHLAEILATTERTIAPKQGALA